Proteins encoded together in one Scylla paramamosain isolate STU-SP2022 unplaced genomic scaffold, ASM3559412v1 Contig41, whole genome shotgun sequence window:
- the LOC135098031 gene encoding uncharacterized protein LOC135098031, protein MATRVRRGKVASSLPSHPGTGVDPWGGRVRPGTYVGIVIVETRNRYRGNSHRYRGIASLSWNRIVIVESHRYRGIVESHRYRGIVESHRYRGIVESHRYRGIASLSWNRGIASLSWNRGIASLSWNRIVIVESWNRIVIVESWNRIVIVESHRYRGIASLSWNRGIASLSYRGIASLSWNRIVIVESHRYRGNSYHYRGIASLSWNRIVIVESWNRIVIVESHRYRGIASLSWKLVSLSWNRIVIVESHRYRGIASLSWNRIVIVETRIVIVESHRYRGIASLSWKLVSLSWNRIVIVESHRYRGIASLSWNLVSLSWNRIVIFVTRIVIIESAVNIGLCRASRRFKVKGCNQRGVHSHPTPHQHGTSTQ, encoded by the exons ATGGCGACCCGTGTGAGGCGCGGCAAGGTTGCATCGTCACTGCCCTCACACCCAGGGACTGGGGTGGACCCTTGGGGAGGAAGGGTTCGTCCTGGTACCTATGTaggtatcgttatcgtggaaactcgcaatcgttatcgtggaaactcgcatcgttatcgtggaatcgcatcgttatcgtggaatcgcatcgttatcgtggaatcgcatcgttatcgtggaatcgtggaatcgcatcgttatcgtggaatcgtggaatcgcatcgttatcgtggaatcgtggaatcgcatcgttatcgtggaatcgcatcgttatcgtggaatcgtggaatcgcatcgttatcgtggaatcgtggaatcgcatcgttatcgtggaatcgcatcgttatcgtggaatcgtggaatcgcatcgttatcgtggaatcgtggaatcgcatcgttatcgtggaatcgcatcgttatcgtggaatcgcatcgttatcatggaatcgtggaatcgcatcgttatcgtatcgtggaatcgcatcgttatcgtggaatcgcatcgttatcgtggaatcgcatcgttatcgtggaaactcgtatcattatcgtggaatcgcatcgttatcgtggaatcgcatcgttatcgtggaatcgtggaatcgcatcgttatcgtggaatcgcatcgttatcgtggaatcgcatcgttatcgtggaaactcgtatcattatcgtggaatcgcatcgttatcgtggaatcgcatcgttatcgtggaatcgcatcgttatcgtggaatcgcatcgttatcgtggaaactcgtatcgttatcgtggaatcgcatcgttatcgtggaatcgcatcgttatcgtggaaactcgtatcattatcgtggaatcgcatcgttatcgtggaatcacatcgttatcgtggaatcgcatcgttatcgtggaatc tcgtatcattatcgtggaatcgcatcgttatcttcGTCACGCGCATCGTAatcatc GAGAGTGCAGTAAACATTGGGCTGTGCCGAGCGTCACGAAGGTTTAAGGtcaag GGATGTAATCAGAGAGGGGTTCACAGccaccccaccccacaccaGCATGGCACCTCCACTCAGTAG